The genomic region CATCGGTTGAACAACTTGCAAAATATTTCAACAGAGTAGCTACTATTGAATCTTGTTGTTCCAATGAAGAAACAACTGAATCTTCAAACTGCGAAAAAAACAACGAAAACAAATCAAAAAGGTGTTGTAGTGGTGGCTTATGCAATAATCCATTTATGGCTTGTATGCCTTGTTGCGGGTTTCACAATGAAACTACCAACAGCCTCGTATTTACAACGAACAACTTCGTTGAATTGGCTTTCCCTTACCCAAATATGCATATTCACAGTATAGCATTCAGTATTTTCCACCCTCCCAAATTAAATTGGCTCATCTGCTAATCTAAATTGCCACCTAAACAAGATTATAGGTGTTAGTTTATGAATAAATAATTAAGACCCATTATTCAACCACTATTCTGAATGGTTTAATAATAATTTATCGAATTTTAAAAAAATAAACATGAAAAAAATAGTTATTGGTGGATTTTCCGCCTTGTTAATATGCAGTGCAATTGTTTTTGCAGGCAATACATCCAAAAACATTGCAATAACTGCAAACACATGCGATTGCAAGAATTGTATATGTGAAAAATGCACCTGCACATCTTGTGAAGAAAACTGCAAATGTGAAGAAAAGTGTTGTACAACAACTAATTGTTGTAGTGGCACCACACAGTGTTCTCACTAAGTACAAAACGAAAAAGAGAGGCAATAGCCTCTCTTTTTCGTTTTATTCAGGGTAACCAATGGGGCTCGAACCCACGACCCTCAGAACCACAATCTGATGCTCTAACCAACTGAGCTATGGCTACCATATTCGGATGCAAAGATATATAATTTTAACAACATAAAAATAAAGATTTTACTTTTACGTTTTGTAGCTTTATAAGTCTACTAATTTTTTTCGGAATCATGTCGAATTCAGCAGCTAAAGTAACCTTGCAAATTGATGGAATGGATTGCTCCAGCTGCGCGTTGACCATCACAAAAAAACTTCAAAAAAAAGGACTAGAAAATGTTACTGTTAACTTTGCCACAGGTGAGGCTCAGTTTAGCTTACCCCAAGATCAAAAAATTGGAACAATCATTACTGATATCAATAGCCTTGGGTACAGAGTTGTTGAGGAAAATATCAAAGAAAATTTTTGGAATAAATATGGCACTCTTGCAAACAAGTTAATTTTTTGTACTGTATTTACCATTCCGCTGATGTTACACATGCTAATTCCGCATCCTATTTTAATGAATCCGGAATTTCAACTGCTACTGACAATTCCGGTTATGATTGTTGGAATTATTCATTTTGGAAAAAGTGCATATAAATCAGTACTTACACTGGCACCAAACATGGATGTATTAATTGCCATTGGCTCTTCATCTGCGTTCATTTATAGTTTGGCAGGATATGTACTTTATAAAAACACTCATTTAGTTCACAATTACTTATTTTTTGAAACAGCTGCAAGTATTATCACACTTGTACTTTTAGGTAATTATATAGA from Bacteroidota bacterium harbors:
- a CDS encoding cation-translocating P-type ATPase, with protein sequence MSNSAAKVTLQIDGMDCSSCALTITKKLQKKGLENVTVNFATGEAQFSLPQDQKIGTIITDINSLGYRVVEENIKENFWNKYGTLANKLIFCTVFTIPLMLHMLIPHPILMNPEFQLLLTIPVMIVGIIHFGKSAYKSVLTLAPNMDVLIAIGSSSAFIYSLAGYVLYKNTHLVHNYLFFETAASIITLVLLGNYIEHKSVKKTTTAIKDLTDLKPLKSKKVTVVNGLENISEIKTEDIRINDVILINTGDKIPVDGIITEGTGFADESSLTGESLPVQKLINSTVTSGTILIDGSVKIKALAVGENTTLAKIIDLVKNAQHAKPSIQKLGDKISNIFVPAVLVIALATFFLNYFILDKSVQISVMNSIAVLVI